One genomic window of Pecten maximus chromosome 3, xPecMax1.1, whole genome shotgun sequence includes the following:
- the LOC117323650 gene encoding TAF6-like RNA polymerase II p300/CBP-associated factor-associated factor 65 kDa subunit 6L — MEKEDRRLPIIDEKRFAILTKESIRLIAEAGGHSDLPDDVAALLGEDVSYRLREAAQNGAQYMKHAKRKKMTTDDFNKSLKVSDIQPIHGFRSPESLPFRQTKDGELFFVEDSETNFANVAFSNYVPKNPGETSIKAHWLAVEGVSKVSSALHQNLIKPIIKREDLQMYFDNVTNAILGCDPDAMKIALQDLRTNSQIVPLLPRFVSFVANGVKTVSHDICQLTKLLHTIKALINNTSLYLEPQPYLNLMVQGTTYCLLEPLAASINPSNDHWALRDYAARLLAQIIMSWSSPINHLLYNTVKNLKEVLCDHAKPFCCHYGAVMGLTALGYKPVEDVLIPHLPVYWPHLISVLEDTSYANAITKSDAHKVHGAMLLAVEFLMKKYIRMFEQQVDEYDNNKMEVKIKPKEQTSPTKTDTNSSQLQSSVGQFYREMYEYFGDSLAIRLPVLCEKIDLKGKVFVAKKKEKTVSLTDPEAAKSGDELLAEFMEQVRIQEILDKERRERERIENARLEVLRKQREEQERILREKQEMIDRMKQAEQDKQAHELELLRQHHMRRSAELLEIEKQRHKDMLNQTKKDLRVLKKPSYKEIDTDDEEDEFRDNRRRMIPVKTPQLPQASREVETAEDGNFPGSSQAHLAVSTVSDTSEGIKLKFVRRPPLKIQIKPLAVPSPPSRDQKDSKHSGKKRKQSQRTSTSTSSNFDAYEFIESDPEDFKQQLSFKPHYYSSEGENSDGAGHKKPLTLKLKVKDPRDFTSE; from the exons atggagAAAGAAGATAGGAGACTCCCTATCATTGACGAGAAAAGGTTTGCCATCCTGACAAAGGAATCGATAAGACTTATCGCAGAAGCTGGAGGGCATTCAGATTTACCAGATGATGTGGCTGCTCTGTTGGGAGAGGATGTCAGCTATAGACTCCGTGAGGCAGCCCAG AATGGAGCACAGTATATGAAGCATGCCAAAAGGAAAAAGATGACCACAGACGATTTTAATAAATCACTAAAAGTCAGTGATATTCAG CCAATCCATGGGTTCAGATCTCCAGAAAGCTTGCCTTTTCGACAGACCAAAGATGGGGAACTCTTCTTTGTTGAAGATTCAGAAACAAACTTTGCCAATGTTGCCTTCAGTAATTATGTTCCGAAAAATCCAGGAGAAACCTCCATTAAAG CTCACTGGCTTGCTGTTGAAGGTGTTTCAAAAGTGTCGTCTGCTCTCCATCAAAATCTCA TCAAACCAATCATTAAACGTGAGGACTTGCAGATGTACTTTGACAATGTGACCAATGCCATCCTAGGCTGTGACCCTGATGCCATGAAG ATAGCACTACAAGATCTCAGGACTAACTCCCAAATTGTACCCCTTCTTCCTCGCTTTGTTAGCTTTGTTGCCAACGGG GTAAAAACAGTGAGTCATGATATTTGCCAACTGACAAAGCTGCTGCATACCATTAAAGCACTCATCAACAACACCTCACTGTACCTGGAGCCTCAGCCTTAC CTGAACTTGATGGTACAGGGTACCACCTACTGTCTGCTTGAACCCCTTGCTGCATCCATCAATCCGTCCAATGATCACTGGGCTTTGCGTGACTATGCTGCTCGCCTGCTGGCCCAGATCATTAT GTCCTGGTCTAGTCCCATCAACCATCTGTTGTACAACACTGTAAAGAACCTGAAGGAAGTATTGTGTGACCACGCTAAGCCTTTCTGTTGTCACTATGGTGCTGTCATGGGTCTTACTGCCCTAGGTTACAAG CCTGTGGAGGATGTGTTGATCCCTCACCTCCCTGTATACTGGCCTCATCTTATTTCTGTGCTGGAGGACACATCCTATGCTAACGCCATCACAAAGTCTGATGCCCACAAGGTCCATGGTGCCATGCTG CTGGCTGTAGAGTTTTTGATGAAGAAATATATCAGAATGTTTGAGCAGCAAGTAGATGAGTACGACAACAACAAAATGGAGGTAAAGATCAAACCAAAGGAGCAGACATCTCCTACAAAGACCGATACCAATTCCTCTCAGTTACAGTCATCTGTCGGGCAGTTTTACAGGGAAATGTATGAGTACTTTGGTGATAGCCTAGCTATCAGACTTCCTGTCTTGTGTGAAAAAATTGATCTCAAAGGAAAAGTGTTTGTGGctaagaaaaaggaaaaaacagTATCATTAACTGATCCTGAAGCCGCAAAAAGTGGTGATGAACTTCTCGCAGAGTTCATGGAACAGGTGAGAATTCAGGAAATTCTGGATAAGGAAAGGCGTGAGAGAGAAAGAATTGAAAATGCAAGACTTGAAGTGTTACGAAAACAGAGAGAAGAGCAAGAGCGTATACTTAGAGAAAAACAAGAAATGATTGATAGAATGAAGCAGGCAGAACAAGACAAACAAGCACATGAACTTGAGCTGTTACGACAGCATCACATGCGACGATCAGCAGAATTGTTAGAAATTGAGAAGCAGAGACATAAAGATATGTTAAATCAAACCAAAAAAGACTTACGTGTGTTAAAAAAGCCCAGTTACAAAGAAATCGATACAGATGATGAAGAAGACGAATTTCGTGATAATAGAAGAAGAATGATTCCTGTCAAAACACCTCAGCTACCTCAAGCGAGTCGTGAAGTGGAGACGGCAGAGGATGGTAACTTCCCCGGGTCGAGTCAAGCTCACCTGGCTGTGAGTACGGTTAGTGACACAAGTGAAGGCATCAAACTCAAGTTTGTTAGACGGCCACCGTTAAAAATTCAAATCAAGCCTCTCGCTGTGCCCTCACCTCCATCACGAGATCAAAAAGACTCTAAACACAGTGGCAAAAAACGGAAACAGAGTCAAAGAACTAGTACATCAACATCTTCTAATTTTGATGCCTATGAATTTATAGAATCAGATCCAGAGGATTTTAAACAGCAGTTATCATTTAAGCCTCACTATTATTCCTCAGAGGGAGAGAATTCAGACGGTGCAGGGCATAAAAAGCCCTTAACATTGAAACTTAAAGTAAAAGATCCACGGGATTTTACATCAGAATGA